The Brassica napus cultivar Da-Ae chromosome C1, Da-Ae, whole genome shotgun sequence DNA segment tctgaacttttgaaaacacttaaaagatttagaaaagcaataggttactcacttgatgacatcaagggaatatcaccctctttgtgtatgcataggatacatcttgaggatgaatcaatgacttctatcgagcatcaaagaaggttaaatcctaacctgaaggatgttgtaaagaaagagattcttaaactcttagatgctggtgttatctaccctatctcagattctaaatgggtatctcctgtgcatgttgtgcCAAAAAAGGGTGGTATAactgtgattaaaaatgacaaggatgaattgataccaacaagaacagtcACTGGGCATaggatgtgtattgattaccgcaaactgaactctgcatctagaaaggatcattttccacttccatttattgatcagatgcttgagagacttgcaaatcatccattctattgttttcttgatggatattcaggattcttccagatccccatacatcccaatgatcaggagaaaacaacattcacatgtccttatggtaccttcgcatatcgaagaatgccatttggtctatgtaatgctccagccacctttcaaaggtgcatgatgtcgatcttttctgatctgattgaggatgttgtggaggtgttcatggatgatttctctgtctatggatcttcgttttctgcttgtttgtcaaatttgtgcagggtcctacagagatgtgaagacaccaaccttgtgctgaactgggagaagtgtcacttcatggtcaaagaagggattgtgctggggcacaagatttcagagaaggggattgaggtggataaggccaaaatcgatgttatggttggtttgcccccaccaaagacagtgaaagacatccgaagttttcttggtcatgctgggttttacaggagattcataaaggacttctccatgatcactagaccattgaccaggctgctgtgcaaagaagccaccttcagctttgatgtggagtgtctagaagccttcaagaagctgaaaggtgaactcatcagtgctccaattgtccagccacctaattgggatctcccctttgagatcatgtgtgatgctagtgattatgctgtgggagctgttttggggcagaagaaagatggcaagacccatgtgatctactacgcgagccaaaccctgaatgatgctcagatgagatatgccacaacagagaaggagatgctagccattgtctttgcctttgagaagttcagaagctacttggtgggatctaaagtcattgtctacacagatcatgctgcgttgagacaccttttggcgaagaaggatgcaaagcccaggctcttgagatggattcttttgctgcaagagtttgatttagagatcaaggacaagccaggagttgagaatggtgtagctgatcacttgtccAGGCTGAGAGTGGAGTGTGGCATTCCCATTGATGAAGGACTCCCTGAGGAAcagatcatggctattggagcagtgatagcagtttgtgagactggaaggaagcttgaagaagtcaaggcaacagaagagaaagaaccttggtatgctgatttggtgaattacctagccacaggaaaagagcctttgaatcttgtgggttatgccaagaagaagttctacaaggatgtgaagagatactactgggatgagccctacctctacattctctgcaaagatcaactttataggagagtggttgctaatgaggagattgatgggatccttacacagtgtcatggatcatcttatggaggccactttgctaccttcaagactgttgctaaggtgttacaagctggattctggtggccacacatgttcaaggacacacaagactttgtttcaaggtgtgattcatgccaaaggaggggaaacatcaccaagaggaatgagatgcctcagaatccaatccttgaagttgaagtgtttgatgtgtggggtattgacttcatggggccatttccatcatcacatggcaacaagtacatcctggtagctgttgattatgtctcaaaatgggtggaagctattgcaagtcccaccaatgatgcaagagtggtaatcaagatgttcaagagcaccatctttccaaggttcggagttccaagagttgtaatcagtgatggagggtctcatttcatcaacaaactgcttgagggacttctcaggAAGAACGGTGTTAAGCACAAGGTTGCAACTCCTTACCATcctcaaacaagtggtcaagttgagatttctaacagagagatcaagtccattctggagaagattgtggggattacaaggaaggattggtcagttaagcttgatgatgcgctttgggcttacaggacagcttacaagacacctctggggaccacacctttcaacctattgtacgggaaagcttgccatctaccagtggagcttgagtacaaggcactttgggcagtaaagttgctgaactttgacatcaagagtgccaaggagaaaaggctttttcagctacatgagcttgatgagataagaatggatgccttcgaaaactcaaggatctacaaggagaagactaaatctttccatgacaagaatatcctaaagagagagtttaaagaaggagatcaagttcttctctacaactcaagactgaagttgtttccaggaaagcttaagtcaaggtggtccggccctttcaaggtcaaagaggttaagccatatggagcaatagttttgtggagtactgatggaagagacttcacagtcaatgggcaaagggttaagctctacatggctgATGCACCTGAGGAAGATGGagtttcaactccactgtctgatcctACCCCAGCCTAGTCcaaaaggaggcaaagtcaagctagagacttaaaacaagctcacttgggaggaagtcccatgcgtattcttgtacatattgcattggtatttttattttcatcatatttcatgaaaaaaaagggaaaatgtTGAAGTATTGTTCAGGTGGTTCATCGATCCGGTCAAGGCAAGGACTCGAGCGTGGGAgtgaggttccgcagcgacgccacgaggtcgctccagctgggagcgacgtgatcAGAGCAACTGGTCCAAGTCGCTCGCATATTTGGTGTCCGGAGCTCGAGAGTCGCTCTGGGAgtgacgtctcgcagcgaccacgtgaggtcgctcgTGTTTTCTATCTCTGAGGCTCGAGAATCGCTCTCAGAGcaacgtctcgcagcgaccacgtgaggtcgctcgAGTTTTCTGTCGCTGGGAGCAACGTGATgcagcgaccacgtgaggtcgctcgcgtttacTGCGACACGGAGCaacctatcagagcgaccactcaaggtcgctcccgagccGGTCCAGGTAAGTCCCTCTTCGATTTTTGTCCGGTTTAATTCGAGTTAACTAGCCCCAAACCTAACCGGACGACCCTAGACCTACCCATACCCATGACTttcatctctttcactctcccTTCCTCTCAAAAACACTCATACTCTCTCAAACAAACCCACACCAAAAATCTCCtaactttctcaattctcacccaaatctcctagttcttgtttctcaaTCTAAGCTTTCGCCCCAACAGTCTATTCCTCACCACCCATTCCCCATTTCCTTccatccaaagcaaggtattgtgtttttaaattcaaattcgtaggtccatgaaccctagaatttgaaaatcgaaatttggtcattttcttgcttgattgtgGTAAAATAGACTAGGAAAAGCTTATatatcaagttgggttgttgaattgAAGGTGGAACTGAGCTTAATTTGAACTttggcaaaattagggttcatggatttggggcTTTTCGAAATTGATCCTAATTGAGTGTGTTAGTGGGTGAGTTAGTATGTTAAGGTGTTGAAAGGTTTGATTAGAGAACCCTCTCATTCTAGAATTACtttgattattgaattttaCTTGTCTTGTAATTTTCACATGATGAAAAGATTGAGAATTGTGGTTCTTTACGTTCCTTCTTGAAGTTTACATTTGCAAAGTCAATCGACTTATCCCTTTCCAAGTTTTGTATTTCTCAGGTACAATGGTTAAGAAAACTAAGGGAAAGTCGGATGCTGAGAGGCAAGAACCTGAAAGTCAAGAGTCTTCGTTGAGAGGAAAGGCTTTAGCCTCGGAACGAGCTGGTTCTGGGACACAAAAGACTTCTCGACAGAAAACCGTGGCTGCAAAGAAGGCAAAGGAGCAAGAGAAGAGGGCAGGAAAGAGTATAGCAGTTGCCACAGATGAGGAGAGTGGCGATGAAAGTGCAGATGAGCAGGCTCCTACAAAGAGGGCCAAGATGTCCAAAGGGAAAGAGGTTGCTGAGGATAGAGACAgggcgaaaactccatctgaGGAAGAGCTGTATCACCATTTGTTGAATGGGGTAACTTGGACTCCGACCAGATTCGCTGACCTTGATTTGCTGAAGGAGGTGGGTCTCGATTCTGATATTGAGGCAATGCTGGGGCACCTGAAGATGcccaaactcctcaccatggcctACCCCACCTACCGGGATGTCTCCTGTCAGTTCTTGTCTTCCCTTGAGGTCACTTACCATGACGATCCGCacgtgaggcaaggatggggcaaaataaagttcaaggtcaatgggagagagtacaacatgaacttcaaagacattgggagagtcatgggtTTCCAAGACTTGGCAGACTACTCCCTTCCCAAGTGTGAAAACCTCCCCACTCAGCTTTGGAAGTTAATCACTGGAAACAAACACTctaccggggctgacaagaactcacatatccggcacccgtctgtacgctacctccataggatgctcgtccaTGCATTCTACCCACGAAAGCAAGCTGGTAGTGTCACcgaggaagacatgcgactgctctgcCCGGCTATCCGCCCCTATGCCCCACCTGGAACGTTGCCTCTTCCAAGCAACGACATCTATGCTTCCTTCGGGATGGTCAGTTTCTTCGTGAATCGTCtcgagcactacagagactgggcatGGTACACAACTGATTCGCAACCAAAGGTTGGGATAGGCGGGATGATCACgccactgctccaatttctgaatgttccgttgggaaaggacgcagcaGGGCCTAAGTTCATCGATGGCACTTACTTGAGGATCGCCAcctatttcagtgggatgtatgggaaggactacgtctaccactactacttgcagggcaagccggtcgaagtggttcttccaaaccagaGACTGACGAGCTTAGAGAGACCTGGAGCTATCAGCTTCAACTTATCCCAAGAAgactttcttggagaacacgggtctctcggtcccattgctgcaccaaggaaaaggagtgttCCGACGAGACACGACTTCACAGAACCTCCTAGGGAAGAATCTGTACCCATCTATGGACCTCcacgctactacttcaagccacatGATGGAGTCCTTCCCCCTGGTGCGCTtcgtgatgctcatgaccacattaGCAAACTTCAGCGATGGAACAAGGCACAAGACAAAACAATCAAAAAGCTGAAGGACAAGTGCAAGGCGCTGAGCAAGACAGTGAAGAAGCAAGCAAAGACTTCagctaagttcatgaagaaggTGGCCGATGTTTTGACCAGaggaggaatagctggatgtagctcagcggAATTCGCCTTCGCGAACACATCCGTTCCCCAGCCCCCGCCTCACCCCACTGATCTTGGTTTCCCACTCACTGATAGACAGCTCCAGCGACAatggaggaacccacccactcagCCTTCCGCCTCtggaaacaagtctccatccCTAGCCTCTTCAGAAAGTGaagctgagattgaagaagttcAGAGCCAACAATGATATGGAGACTACAGCTCAGGACATGGAGGTTACTACACCACGTTTCCACCTAACGACGATGATGCTGGGGCATCTACCCCCACTTACTATCCTTGAAGGTACTTCTCTACTTTTCcctgtatataccatttcgtttttccATATTAgtcttctctttttgggtatctccctctccttgacaacacagagactgtgtcatttaagtgtgggggaggtaccaagtatttgatcatgttcgctttgatgttgtttcattgagtcatgcattgcatatctatttgcatataaaaaaaatcatttagtttgcatcatttgcatttctaggagagtctagagcatataggttacattcacttgcattgggagcaatgattttaaatgccttgtaaagaacactactttgcacctgagtagcttatgcacctctcaaaaggACTtttatgcttcgagccttgaaaactcttcctgaaacttgttgattgctgaaactcagtctttgaagccaactacaaccttatttgaactgaacgaacttaatgcatcttgctcatggtcccttgtgtactgaatcatggatatacacacttgagttgtcacatcctttatgccaatctttttgacaacctctagtggtagacctctccccaaaatcccttcctctgtttaagccttcattgattgatgagtgaggcctttttcaaaaaatcttacatgcacataatgttgagagtatcgggaacgacaatgcttgatcttcattcttgctagatcaGACACATTATTGTCTAGCCATAagatgggggtgagtgttgtgaagtttgatttgggagtatgagaaagttgaaggaaaagagtgaactcttgtgtttaattgactagtctttatgggataagtagagaaacttCTAGCTCGATTTGTGAAAAGTCTGTGCccccaaacaaaacaaaaaaaaaaaaaaaggaagaaaagaattaaaaaaaaaaaaaaaatggggctagcaaagttgtttagagctaaaatttgtttagaagttaagaaaatcctttatagatttcaaagaaaaagagttttatgtgcaaagtgttCTTGGGGTCTTTTGGTGAGAGAAGGGAGTTGGGCTTGACATTatgaagtgattgtgtaacttgtatatttgggaaaatggtagaacaatggatattgagcattgtatgcataagttggtccctttcttagatatattatgtgcaatgtcaaggctactcgTTTTCagagtaaaccactttaaaagatcatggatttcgaacctcttgacccacttgaataaaagccttcccttactcaaccaaatgatttggaccaattgaccatttgcaagaattcacttgatgttttatgcttaatgaatgtgagagttggttgatttgaacgtgtggatgcttgatgatgagtataagagcaaaaagagttgagataggcctagagaaggtagagtgtaataagagagtgtgctcatgttagattagatgttgaatcgagtgctagttgtgtttcttttggctatgagctcccaccttcaaacctctccccctatgagttctagaaagttcacttgtggacaagtaaaagaacaagtttgggggagttgatatcttgcatatttccattgtcttatccattcatccatgtgcattttgatcatatagactaggatttagccatgtttaggttgcattttgcatacatgagtccttatcaggtattggaataccacatggagttcttggagacatttgggtgcatttggagctcaaaagaggtgataaaggtgatcattggacgagcagtgcatgggagcgacctcaccggagcgacaccgtgaagtcgctgtgacaccctttcagagcgacttgaccggagcgacacagcgaggtcgctcgcgtctccatcacccggagcgacgtgaccggagcgacacagcgaggtcgctcacGTCTCCATCACCCAGAGCgacgtgaccggagcgacacagcgaggtcgctcgcaaaGAGCGACccagagcgacgtctcgcagcgacccctccaggtcgctcccgaagcctggagcgacctctcggagcgactactggaggtcgctgcgcgcctTCTGATTGCTCGAATTCATTtctactcaagggccttttggtcatttcattatgcacgtttttacttctgaaaacctatgttttaagtactttTTGGTAGCCACCAGACAGATTATCTTTTGTTCTaagaaaaacctttggaaagttcatctcttgaatcatcttTGTTCATCCAGTTATTGCAATTCTGTGTTTTCCAATTGTTGTGTATCCCTctgtatgattaatctgaaatccaaaatgggtttaagaggaatcatgaagagtagtgaataatcaccatttgaattcatgggttaggaagattaagggtgattaggttagagctaggatgttttagagtaaatcattccaaaaccttgctagtagagtaatcataatgcatcttctgagttagcttctcaaaagttgatctttagacatttcccacccaaaagatgttcgatgaaatgcctgaaacaactcttctaagct contains these protein-coding regions:
- the LOC125580969 gene encoding uncharacterized protein LOC125580969, whose amino-acid sequence is MEGMMILTHECSAIIQRLVVPKKLEDPGCFTLPCALGPMVFDRCLCDLGASVSLMPLSVAKKLGFTQYKKCRLSLVLADRSVKYPVGILEDLPVMVGKYEIPTDFVVLEMGEEAADPLILGRPFLATAGAIVNVKEGKIDLHLGKGHVLHFDIKEVMKKPTVQGQVFYIEEMDALADELLEELSIEDPLQHALTIERPAEVIQNLESAAYGMMLDSHRGFGSKDQYEELPQIVHQEASVIQQGDTQQNDWSELKAPKVELKPLPNGVRYAFLGPNGTYPVIVSSELTETELSELLKTLKRFRKAIGYSLDDIKGISPSLCMHRIHLEDESMTSIEHQRRLNPNLKDVVKKEILKLLDAGVIYPISDSKWVSPVHVVPKKGGITVIKNDKDELIPTRTVTGHRMCIDYRKLNSASRKDHFPLPFIDQMLERLANHPFYCFLDGYSGFFQIPIHPNDQEKTTFTCPYGTFAYRRMPFGLCNAPATFQRCMMSIFSDLIEDVVEVFMDDFSVYGSSFSACLSNLCRVLQRCEDTNLVLNWEKCHFMVKEGIVLGHKISEKGIEVDKAKIDVMVGLPPPKTVKDIRSFLGHAGFYRRFIKDFS